The genome window GTGCCTGGGTTGGCTATGACAGAAATGTCCCCTCCTGGGCTTCTCTCCCAGCGTTGCCAGGATCCCTGGATGGAGCCTAGCTTCTCAGTGTCCTCCCTGGGGTTTGGGTGAAAGGTTCCCAGGTCAGAGCCCCCACCACGCCTAGGGTTTAGCTCATGTCACAGTTCCACATGAACGATGAACCTTATACCCTCCCAAGCTTCCCAACACCAGCTCAGAAAGGGGGGTTGACCCCTAAACAGCCTTGGCCTGGGTCTCAGggagagggactgctccagaccCAGCAAGCCAGTAGCTCAACTCCAAGGACCTCTTCTGAGCCACGCCCCTCCTTCTGTCTGGGGGGGTCCTTTTCCTTACACCCTCAGCACAACAAGCTCCCTTAGCACTATTTCCCATTGCTTGTCTGTATTCATTCTCATTCTTCCACTCaacacatttattgagcccctCTAACATTCTAGGGATGAGGATGAGGATGACTACAAATTATGCCCTGAAGGAACTCAGGTTCCATTTATGGAGCACTTAATGTGAACCCACGACTATTCTAATAACCTCCGGGGAGGTTGTACTTGGCAGGTGAGGAAAGCAGGCCCATGAGGTAAAGTTGCTTGGCCAGGGTTCCTGGTGGAGtgcacagcagagccaggatgcATGGAAGAGCAACATGTATCCAAAGCCTATGGCTTTCTCATCCTGCTTTCCAATACTTGCTGTGACAGTCTCAGCACAGGCAGCCTTGGGGACAGATGGGGACACAGCAAGTAGTGAAAAAAGACCAGAGAAGATCTATGGCAAAAGGTGGGGCGGTGGGCTGCCCTCTGAAGGCTGCATCATTTACTGTTGTGGACAGCTTTCCACCTCCCCTCAGTCCATGAACTCCTAGAAGAAAGAGGCTGCCCTTCTGTTGTGTCTTTCTTTCCAGCACCCAGtgcagtgcctggtacacagtaggcactcactAAATACctgctgaggaaactgaggtaaaaGTTTGGGAGTGGAGGCCATGTCCTATTTCTCTTGGGAGCATTAGCTCCTAGCATAGTTCTGGGCACTTAAACTGAGCCCATTCTCTCTGCAGGGGGAGGTGGAACCTGGACTGACTCCAGAGCAGACACCTTTCCTCGGGCTCAGCGACCTGGATGGGCCGTGTCTGAGCAACCCCTATGGGGCTAAGCAACCGCCTGGAGCCCACAAGCAGGCCTGGGTGGAGGAGCAGGAAAACAGTGAATGAAGGGAATCAACTATTACAGGCGACCAGAGAGGGGAGGACAGGAGAAGTGAGGAGGGGGCAGTTGGCAAGAGCAGCAGAGCCCACCTACCCTCTGGCCTAAAACCCCCCTGACAGCAATCAGATCTAAGCCCTGAGCCCCAAGAGGTGTccctcatccattcattcatcccttCCTTTGATAAGCATTAACTGAGCCCCAATTGTAAGCTAGCTTGGCCCCTCCAAGCACAAGGTCAGCACTAGCGCAGGTGGACTCAGATGTGCGAAGATGTGTGGATATTTGCATGCACCGGGTGCCACAGAACAGGGAGTGTCCATGTCAGTGTGAGTGTGGAATAAAAACCTGGTAGCTTCCAATAAAACAAAGACTGGGTGCAGAGAGAAAGAGGTGAGGAAGTTCAGGTCAGACTGAGGTCTCTCATTGGCCAAGGGCCTGAGGAGCCCAGCCACGGTGTGGATGCCCATTGTCTTAAAAGGAAGTGCCCACTGCCAGAAGCAGGGGCAcagtgggtggggctggagtAATTGCCTTGGGCCTCCTTCTCCCCAAATCGGTCCTGCGCTGCCCCTCACGGCCCAGCCCAGAACCCTCTGTGCCTCTCTTCCACAGGTCTCCATCATCTGAGTCTGCTAGAACCCCATGGCTGCCTGATTACTGGACATCCTAGAGGGGGCTGGACTGGCTCACATGTCCCCGCCTGTCTCCAGTGTGCCCCATTTGCCATGTTTGCGGGGTGCCGTCACCCATGAGCCACCTGTGCCCCTCTTACTGCTGCATCTGTGCCCTGGTGGCCAACTGGGGTGCCTTTTGTCCTCCCCAGCTGGGAGCTCCCTGGGCCCGGCCTCGTCAGATGCACCACTCAGCCTGACTATACCCACTCACCCACAGCCCTAAATCAGGGCCTTGGCAGGTGCCACACCCAAAGACCAGACCAGAATCCAAAGTACGTTTGCAAAAAGGCAGGAAACTTTATtgaattaacttttctttttagtaGAGAAGCTAAGAAATCAGAGTAGCCGGGTCAGAAAGAAGAGGAAGTCAACCGGGGGAGAAGAGCAACAggactccccaccccaccccgggaAGAGTGCAGGGCAGGGCTCCTGGGGGCCCAGTAACCGAGcatcctgcagccctgccctctctcccACAGGGAACCATCAGCTCTGTTCTCTGGGtgctgaggcagagggaggggacgCCGGGCAGGTTTAGGACCTATACATGTCCAAAGTGCGGCGAGTGGGAGGGGACGCTTTAGCAGAAGTGCTGCTCGGGCTGGGGGTGGCTCCTGGGGAATAGAGGAGGCAAGGGAGGCTCAGGCTGGAGGGGACCCAGATGAGCCCCCAGAGAGCCCAAAGCCCTAGCTGGTCATGTGGGGGTCAGTCAATGGGGACCGTATGTGATTGGCTCTCTCCAAGACAGCCCAGTGGAGATGGGACAGAGTCGTCTAATTTGAAAGTTAAACAGGTGAGCAAATGACCGCTCCCACCACAGCCCCCTCACTCTCCAATGGGGGGGTccatcctgcttccacccctgcCTCCCACTCAGTGGGTCCCTTACCTCCTGTGGGGGCAGAGCCAGCCACCctgggaaagagaagagaggcAACCGTGAGCAGAAGGCAACCAAGACAGCTGCTTCCCTGTCCTCAGGTAGAGCAACTCAGATCATCTTTAGGAACCCCTGAGCTGGGCCTTCTTACCAGCTGTGCCCCCAGCCCAAGGACTGCAGCAGCAGGTTCCTGCCAGCCTACCCATCTGTCTGTGAGGACTCAGGAGGAGATACTCTTTGTCCCAAGATCCAGGGCATTTTCCAGAAGTTCTTTCCTCCCTCTGATTCATGCAGCATACCCACCCCTCCCCAGAGCCCCCAGGAAGCCTGGTCCCTGCCACTGGTCTGGCGGCATTACATCACCATTTTAATACCTCTGTTTGGCTGACCTGAACCCACGCTGATATTTCTCCAGTATGAGATGTTCTCTCCATGGTCCCTATTCCTGCCAGTCTAACCCAGAGGCCCACCCAGTGGCCTGCAGAGGAAATCCCCCACTGGCCAATCCAAGGACAGGAGAGCACTGGTCCTAGACCTTCATCCAGACAGCTTAGGCTTCTGATACAGGAGGGCCTGACCCCTGAGGCCAGACCTGCTCTGACGCCAAGGCTCCTACAAGCACTTTCCGGGGGGAGGGACCTACTTGGCGTCCTGGCCCTCCAGCAGGCTGCGGTAGGTGGCAATCTCCTGCTCCAGCCGTGTCTTGATGTCCAGCAGCACCTGGTACTCCTGGTTCTGGCACTCCATGTCACAGCGCAGCTCGCTCAGCTGGGTCTCAATGCTGCCAATGAGCCCCTGGATCTGCTGCAGCTGCAGGGCGTAGCGGCACTCCGTCTCCGCCACTGTGCTCTCCAGCCCGGCTTTCTGGAGGGGCAGCAGAGGGAGAGTCATGAGGGGTGCCCGGTCAGGGGGAGCCTAGAGGTGGTGGCAGCTGGGCAGGCGCAGCAGGGGTACCGTGCTGAGCTGGGACTGCAGCTCGATCTCCAGGCTCTGGAGGGTACGCCTGAGCTCGGTGATCTCTGTCTTGCTGCTCTGAATCATGGCAGTGTTGGAAGACACCTCCTTGTTCAGCTCTGCACTCTGAAAACCAAGCAAAAAGAAGTGGACAGAGAGCCCTGCTGGAAGGCCTGGCTCCCGAGACTCCCTGAGGCTCCCTGGGCTAAGGAAAGGGGCAGGTACCTTGCTGTGGAACCATTCCTCAGCATCCCGGCGGTTCTTCTCTGCCATGGCTTCATACTGCTCCCTCATCTCCGCCAGATCCCGGGTCAGGTCCACGCCTGGAGTGGCATCCACCTCTACATTGACCTGACCTACCGCCTGGTTGCTGAACTCCTTCATCTCCTGCAGGGGTGGGAAAGGAAGACACACGGAGCTCCTCATCCTCCCGTGGCTCTGCATGCTACTGGAGCGTTCTGGAAAATGCTTCCATGTCCCACAGTGGAGGGCTAAGTCCGGCGATAGCACAGCACTTCCTTTCTCACTGGAGGTGACTCAGCTGGGGCAAGCCCCCACCCTAGTCGTGGCAGGCTCTCACCTCCTCGTGGTTCTTTTTCAGGTAGGCCAGCTCCTCATTCAGGCTCTCAATCTGCATCTCCAGGTCAGTCTTGGCCAAAGTCAGCTCGTCCAGCACCCTGCGCAGGCCATTGATGTCGGCCTCCACACTCTGGCGCATAGTCAGCTCATTCTCATacctaaaggattttttttaattgaaaaagcaATGCAAAAATGATATTAGACACTCCCCTACCCCTGCATGGTACTCAGCTACTTCTCCAGGACCTTCATTCCTGCAATGCTCCAATTTCATTACACAGATGAATATTTGTCTCAAACTAGAGAGTGCTGGCAAAGTAggtaaatgagggaaatcaacTCACTTGAGCCTGAAGTCATCTGCAGCCAGCCTGGCATTGTCGATCTCCAGGACGACCCGGTTGTTGTCAATGGTGGCTGCTGTGATCTGCAAAATACAGAAGGTAACCACTGGAGGGTCCACGAGCTTGGGGGGCAGCACTGAGAAACCATGAGCAGGACTGTCTGGTTGTCACCAGTCTCTGCCTCTTCACTCACTGTCCCTGTGGACAAGGATAAAGTACTTCTCTCTGAGCCTGGGTTCCTCTCCTACAAAGTGAGGGGCAGGCCCTGTCTCAACAGTTTTTTCCGTCACTCTAACATTCTGTGTCAGGTCATGATGGGGAAGGTTGGAGTTTGCGCTTCAGGACAATGATCCTGCTGAAAACATCTTCAGTTGGTCATGTCTTGACAGCCTCAGACTAGCAACCTCTCTAGGCCACCGTCCTGAGAACCTTCTCCTTAAGTTCACAAGGGCATTGACCCGGCTCTGCACAGGTTCTGATAACTTCACCAGAGCTGGCCTCCCAGCTGAGCAGAGGGGAAATCCAATAAACATTCCCATCCATTTGAATTTCTTGTCTAAACTTTTATATTCCAAAACAGTTAAAATCCACCCCACACAGCTGGGACTCGGCCCAGGCAGACGGATTTCTGTTCCAACAAGCTGGCATCACAGGCTGATAGACAGGCCTTGACTGAAGGAATCTCGATGTAGCACTGCCTAAGCCTCTGCCTCCACCTCTCCAGCCTAGTCATAGCTAACTGAGAGTAGCAGTTTCAATGGGGCCCCTGCAAAAGAAACTAGTATTTCCAGACCAATGAATGAACATGTATCTCTTTCTCTGTTGATTTTAGTCATTCTTAGTAGCTCTTAAAATTGTCTGGTTTCCAAGTAACTCACTGGGTTAGGATTATAGAGTTCAAGTCACTAATAACATAACTAACTATTGGGAAAGCAGTAAAAATGTTGACATGAgtgataacaacaataaaaataaataatggaagaATATGCATTTGGGAAGTTGTGGCATGAGAAAGCCCTTCATAAGTAGAGACAACTGGTAGTAAAAGACTAGAATGTTCCCCCTCAGGAAGGGTAGGAATTCCATATACACTGCATCTTCAGGTCCTGTCGGCACAGCATTTCCTAGCCTTCAAAGCTCTGCTCTGCAAGGAAGAATCTCCTGGACATCCAAGGGCTTACCTTGCCCCGGAGCTCCTCGATGACCTTGTAGTACTGGCTATAGTCCCGCTCCGGGCTGGTTGGGCTCTGCTTCTGGTGCCAGTCGCGGATCTTCACCTCCAGCTGAGTGTTGGCCTCCTCCAGAGCACGTACCTTTTCCAGGTAGGAGGCTAGGCGGTCATTGAGGTTCTGCATGGCGAGCTTCTCATTGCCAGAGAGGAGGCCGCCATCGCCACCACCGAAGTCACCAAAGCCACCACCAAAACCCCCACCAAAGTTACCTCCAAGGCCACCACCATAGCCACTTCCAAAGCTACCCCCAAAACCACTAGCAGCCCCTCCACCAAAGCCACAGCTCATGCCACCCCCATAGCCCCCAGATGATAACCCAGAGACAAACCGGCTTGAGGAGACAGAGCTACTGAGGCCTCCTCCCAGCTGGTAAGAGCCACCTCCAAAACCACCTCCATAGCTGGTGGAGGAGCACTGCTGGCGGCAGCTCATGGTGAGAGCAAGATGGAGAGCAGGTGCGGACAGGAGCTTAGTTTGGCTTGGCCGTGGCCGAGGACTGTGGCTCTTCCCTGGAGTGGAGTCCTTTTATACTACCCTCCACAGGGGTTGGACAATTGCCCcatcttctctcctcccttccccaccctctgACTGGTGCCAAATTCAATTCTGTTTCCCACAAGCCCAGTTACCTCTGCTCTCCAGTGTGGGTTGTGCCTTTGggggtggcttttttttttaaatcctgaacAAAAGGGATGATTCAGAGGGAACAGTGTTCTGCTTGAGACTACCCTTTGACAACTGAATTCTATTTCACCTCTCCACTTAGAGAGCGCACCCCAGCAGGCTCTGCACCCCACCCAGTATTAGAACGGGGACAGGGCTGCCAAGGCTTCACAGGGAGCCTCTGTGAAGGAATGGGGTGGCTACAAAGTGGCCCTGGGCTTTACAAGGTCACTGCAGCCCTTGGCTGCCCTTCTTTCCAATTCTAAAACTTCTATCTGGAATGTTCTGCATCCTGCTTAACATTTCTTCTACTCCAGGGCTCTCAGCGACTCTGATGACAAACTTTATTGGTTCTGTAGCATCAACTACCTTGAAAGTGTTTAGGCTGAGAAAACAATGGCTCCACTACTGTAAGATAAAGTCACAGTGGAAAGAGGCCTTAGGGACCATCCcatacagctgaggaaactgaggcacagaaaaaggaaGGGCCCTGCACATTATAACAGCCGTTTCTCAACCCCTTCACCATATGCAGGCACTGAGCTGAGTACTTTACCCTCACTGTCTCGGGTAATCTTTGCAGTAGTCCAAAAAACCCCATTTTACAAGTAAGCAAACTGAGCCTGGAGCAGAGTCGGGACTGAAACCCATGTCCAGCTCTGTCTGACACTGAAGCTCATTTTTTAGGTCTATTTGTCATACAGTAAAATGTACAAATCCCAAGTGTCCAGCTTAATTTACACTTGTGTATGAAGCTGTAAGCATGTGCTCACCCATGAAACCACCCCCTGAAACACTTCCCACACTCCATGAAACTCCTTGTACCTTTTCCTGTCAGTTACCTGcaccccagccccccaccacAAAATGGTTCCAACTTCTGTCGCCATGGATCAATTCAGAGGTTCTCAACCAGGGGACATTTAGCTCCCCAGGGGACATtggacaatgtctggagacatttggTCCCAACAGGGGGATGCTACAGTAATCTAGAGGACAGAGACCAGGGATGCTGTTAAATACCCTACCACACACAGGACAACCCCCACAATAAGGAACTGTCTGACCCAAAGGCCGATCGTGTCGAGGCTGAGAAGCTCTGGACCAGCCTGACCCATGTGTTCTGTCACTTCAGTCTACCAGCCGCCCTAGGGGCACAGCCGAGTCCAGAAAGAATGCCTTGTGGTACCTGAGCCGGGCTCTTTTTATCATGTGGTACTGTCTCAGCTTTGAGAGTCTGACCAAAAGACTGCATAGGATCATGTGACTGAGGGCCTAAGGCCAGGGTCTCTGCCAAGGAGCCTGGGACCTGGCTGAAACTCAGGAACCCTTAGAAACTCTGCCAGAGGAAGCCTAGCCACTCAAGCTGGAAGAAAAGGGCCTTGAGGTGGCCTCTCAGAGACCCTGGACGGAAAGAGGAGGCCCCAGGGCTGAGAATGGAGGCCCTGGACTCAGACTCCCAGCCCGCAGCCCCCACAGGGACCAGGGTTGCCATGGATGGCCTCTCCGGAGCAGCCTTCTGCGCCGCAGCAACGGGGTGGGATGGCACAGGCTTAAGGTTATCCTGGAAACCCCTTCTCTGATGCAGCAAGCAAGTCCACAACAGAGGCTCTGAGTCAGGGCCTTCCTGCCCTTTGTTTTCTGTCGGGAGGGAAGCAGGCCGCGGCTCACCAGCAGTGTCAGCACCAGGGAGAGAGCCAGGGCGTGCTGCGGGTGCTCAGAGACCACTTTGGCAAGGCCAGGGAGTGAACCCcaaccctgccctgccctcctgtgCCAAACTGATGGCTCAGCGCTCTCTGAGAAAAGGTGTGATTCAGCCCAAAGCAGGAGCTCTCCATAGCTCCGAAGAGGATCAAACCTGACAAGGAGATTAATAGAACTGCCAGGCCTGCAGTGACTATTCTCCCCCAGGCTGACAAGCAGGTTCAAGCCAACGCCTCTCAGAGGAACAATGCCACAGATCCTCCAAAGCCCCAGTACAAACACAGGGCAGCCATGACatgcctcccctcccttcccttcccctcccctccagagCAGGGACTTGTGGTGCCTGACCCAAGAATGCCTTCCTGACCCACGGTGGGCCCCATGGCCCACAGGGTTGCAGGATGCATGCCGGGCCTCCCCTGGA of Manis javanica isolate MJ-LG chromosome 4, MJ_LKY, whole genome shotgun sequence contains these proteins:
- the KRT13 gene encoding keratin, type I cytoskeletal 13; amino-acid sequence: MSCRQQCSSTSYGGGFGGGSYQLGGGLSSSVSSSRFVSGLSSGGYGGGMSCGFGGGAASGFGGSFGSGYGGGLGGNFGGGFGGGFGDFGGGDGGLLSGNEKLAMQNLNDRLASYLEKVRALEEANTQLEVKIRDWHQKQSPTSPERDYSQYYKVIEELRGKITAATIDNNRVVLEIDNARLAADDFRLKYENELTMRQSVEADINGLRRVLDELTLAKTDLEMQIESLNEELAYLKKNHEEEMKEFSNQAVGQVNVEVDATPGVDLTRDLAEMREQYEAMAEKNRRDAEEWFHSKSAELNKEVSSNTAMIQSSKTEITELRRTLQSLEIELQSQLSTKAGLESTVAETECRYALQLQQIQGLIGSIETQLSELRCDMECQNQEYQVLLDIKTRLEQEIATYRSLLEGQDAKVAGSAPTGGATPSPSSTSAKASPPTRRTLDMYRS